The following DNA comes from Salvia splendens isolate huo1 chromosome 17, SspV2, whole genome shotgun sequence.
GGAGGTGGTCAAAGACTTCCTCGCCGCTAGTAGTTGCTCGGTCAGATGCGAATATCAACCTCGATGAACTGAACGAACCATTAGCAATTTCTAGTCCAGATTCCACAGAAGGAAAGGAGTTAGCCATTCAAGTTAGCGCTACGAGCCTTTGTCGAAACATCATATCAAGTGACAAGTGGCAAACAGATATTTCTAATGTTCCTCTTCCTCCATCTGCAGCATTGTTTTATCAAGGGCCTTCGCTGCTAAGGGGAGTTACTGTATCATGTGCAAGTATTCACAAGTTAAACGCTTACCTGAAGGCTAAGAGAGATGTCGTCAATGCTGGTGTTCCTGGGATGTTCCTACATGCTGTGATTAGGCCAGATGGTGCAGGTAATTTCAGTTATATTTGCTAGCAAAACCTTGAGGGGGGTGATTCACTTTTCAGATTGATAAGATAGAGAGATTGAGTTTCTCCAATACCCCTTTTTCAATGGGATATAAATCAAACCAAATTAGCTCGAATGATAGGAGTTATCAAGGGCCTTGGGATATCTCATCCTTCAAATAAACAAGGGATTAGCctatactattttttatatatctatACTAATAAGGTGCATTTTGTCAGATGTGGGATCGGTGGCTTCGACCATCATGTATGCTTTTCATGTTGACGAGACTATCAAAAGCAAAACACTTTTTCACCGTTCCTGTAATTAATATGAAGAGGGCCGACTTAGACACACATGTTAATGTTCGGTGGCTTCTTAATTCATGCCATATTGATCTGTCATCTTTAATTTTCATTGATGAGGTACTTACCATTTCAGTATTCCAAACCTAGAAACTGGCTCATTTCTGGTCTCCGTGATGTCGTAATACTCACTGATTTCCTTCCTTCCATATGAAATTGTACAGATTGACCTGGCCTATTACGATCTATTTGGGAGTCTCAAACTGGTTTTGGTTTGTTGTGGTAAGATCCCGTCTGAACAAGAGGTAAAGAGTTTTTATTCCTAGTTGCTTGTTTTGCTACCAACCTCATCAAGATGAAGATATTTTCTTGCTAATTGGGACAGGCACTGAGAGATTCAATAGTTGAAGTGTTCCACTGTGAAAAGGTACTGCGATGGTTCCATCTTAATACTCTTAACATCTAgctaaaaatttattttacattattcAACCTTCTATGCAGTCTGATGCATTTTCTTGGGTTCATACGGTCACTGAGCGAGAGGTATGTACGATACAAACTAGATTTGGCCTTTTGCTTCCATTCCtctaatatataagaaaatggTTACAATCATCCTTTTTTTACTTTCATTTCAGGATGTATCATGCTGTACTGGAATTGCTGAAAATTTTGGCAACGACTTCCCCTGAGATACTGAGCGGGCAAGGATTCAGTAGACTTCTGgtacaaattcacaaattataaGTTGCACAGTTCCATGTTATATTTTCATGATGCTGCAGTTATCGTGCTGGCATTATTATCCAGAACTTGGGACAATATGCCTCttattttcctttccttttcatAAATATATTTGTAGTGACAGTTCATGAAAGAAAACAGGAAACACAATTGCACTTTTTCATAAATATGTACAATGTAATTTATCTTCTCCAATTTGCAGTTAGCAGGCATCCTTATGGACACTGAAAATTTATCAAGCCCATATTGTACCTCGAAAGATAAATACATGGCGACCTTGTTGATTAATGGAGCGGGCCGATTTGGGATTCAACGGGCTTTACCAATTACGTGAGACAGATTGACAGAACATTCTCGGGCCTCTAATTCTTGTATTTCAAATCAGTTTAGTACTATGGACTCAGCTTTGTTTTTATTGCCCTGTTTCAGTGAAACACACAACTCATGGTTCATATGATCTTAAATTGGGGGATATCTTACAGAAGGAATTCAAGAAATGGACCATATCAGGTTTTGCATGCTGTCTTTTTAATTGCTGATTTCAATTCTACCTATTCTCGTGTGTAGCTTATTTCTTTCGAAAATTTTCAAATTGGAAAGCCCGATTCATTTGTTTCTGACATCACCAATTTGCATTGGTATTGCAATCTGTTGAAACAGGTAAATCGGATACTATAAGTTCGAGGCTGGGACCCAATATCGGGATGAGTTCAATCGGGATGTCAGTTGCCCAACTGCTGTCTCATGATTCAGCTTCAGTTCAGGGAATCATACATTTTCAAAGTAATTATGACATCTATTTTCTTTAATCTTGATTCATAAAACCTTTTACATGGAAATGTTGTTCTTCAGTTTTTGCTCCGATTCATCGTCCATGCATCACGCATGCTGCATTACTCTTCACTACTGAAACTCTTGTTTTGAAACGCAGAATTGGAGAAAGCTCAGCTTACTGATGGTGGTCTCTGGCTACTATGATCCTCAGAAGAGATTCAAGGTTAGAACAATCATCAGTGgtttataattatgaataagTATACGTATGGAGACCTTCAACAACACATCATATCTAATTATTTTCTTGATCATGCTAACATTAGAGGGAAATTCTGGTTTCTGCTGAATCTTCCGAGCTCATGAAGAATCTGCTCATGTTCTTGAATTCAAGCGAAGCCCAGCTTCCACTCAGACCTCTAAACCAATCAGGTCAGTTAGTTGTTCCTATCATTTGAGTCCCATGAACTATGCTGTTATAGCTTCTGCAAGGATATCGAGCTAGATTGTTCGTTCATGCAGGTCTACGAGGTGAGATGAGAGTGTTTGAGATCAACAAAGTCACCTCGAGGAGGACCATCGAACGCCTCCTGGAAGATTTTGCGTCCACCTCTCCTTAAGAGTCCATTTCACAGCCTTtcctaattaaaatttgaaatgtaTACATATATGTGTGCATCTTGATCACATTTGTAGTTTACCAGCTTGAATAATGATGTGAAACTTGAATTCTCGAGTTTCTGATTGAGTGAGTTTTAGTGGTGACAtcaagtgggagaaatttaccTTTACATCATGTTGATTATTGTTTTTAGGTGTGAAGACAATAGAAGCATCTTTATATAAGAAGatctataatttttaaaattacactAAGATTCAGAATTGTTTAGTAAattattaatcaaaataataataataataataataatagtagatTTTCTTAGTAGGTTGATAACATAAAAATGACAATAATAAATATCAACATAATAGTAAATTTTGAAATGCTTTAGAACTATGAATTTGCATTTACTAGTAGTTAGCCTAATTTAAATTGATATTTGTTGTCTTCTTTTTGTACAGTGATTTCACCTAAAATTCCATTCCAATGAATTTGTGTATTTCCTAATTTTGTACTAGTATGTTATAAGCTATATATGGACTATGGAGTCATTTAGTTTTCTAGGGTGCAATTAAATTAGGATTTATTTACTTGTAAATACACcaacttttaatattttctagTTTTGCTTTTTACCAATAATCTCGATCAAATTTTATATGTATTACGCATGACATATTAGTATCATTTACCTGGCAAAAACAATATGATGGCCTAACTTGTgtataaatacatgaactttcgatattttataatatttcacaACTTTGATTTTTTCCGAATCTAAATAAATGAACTTCAAAATTTCCTGATATTCCCTCGACTTTTAATTTcgatcaaattatttttttgcgaATTGCTTCAGTTTATCTCTTTTTTTAAGTTGCATTGATTAATGTTTTATCGATAACAAATCTTTTGTAAATTACACTATATTATGTCTAATGTCTTCAATGAAATGACTagttttatgaatttttttcccTTTCAAATTGCATATAATTTTGTGCTTTTATTATCTCCTTCGTAAAAGAATTGCGATTTGTGTGCTCATACTATCATAcacataaattaaatacaatCACATAAGTCTTCTAATTTGAATACGGCTTAATCTAAAACTCATCTCTCTATTAAGTCACATATGCTTGTAATACTCACACCGAGTTTAAAAACcagaaaaatttaaaattctagAAAACTCAAGAATATCTTAAAAGTTTGTGTATTTACAAATAGAGTGAACTACGTCAAAAGTCCCTAACGTTTCCAGAAGTTGCGTTGCAggcccctaacaaaaaaaaatatcgccagatAACCCTAACCTTAAAGGTAATCACATATCGTATTTTTCGTGACTATATTGCCCTTtagccctaaaagggcatttcGGTCAGTTCCATGAATTATCTGACGTTGGCCTAACCTACATGATGGCACTTTTACTGTGCCTGACACAGTGATGATTGGTTTCACACTATTCACATTAATTTATAGCAATAATCAGATTAGCTTTTGATAATCCTATTATAAATAACTAATTCATGTCACTATTATAAATAACTAAGTTCATGTCACTAAATTTACATGATTTGCATGATGgctgaataaaaataatactagctAAGAACTAATCAAAATAATggaaaaatgtattttttttatacgaATGAGTAGATTCAATTCTTCCCCAATAAATTGTCTATCACAGTACCTCACATCAATTCAACAAAGTAGCATCAAaacattaataaataaataaaaaacaaaaagctTCAAAAGAGGGGAGAAATCTAGCATCAAAATTACAAGTTTTTCCTTCTGATTTTTCCCTTGCTGTGGAATTTGGAACTCTGGCAATCTTAATCTTCTTCTTGAGCTTCTTTCCAATAGGTTTGaggaaattttgaattaaaagagAAGAACCACATTAAGagaaactaaattaaaaaactGATGACTGATAAGAGGAAAGAAATCGTACAGCAGGTGAGCAAGAGGAAAGAGGAAAAATAGAAAACTAGGGaaagaaggaaataaaaaagaaaaagaaattacctttaagtcaGAGATGTCAAAATGGCTACAGTGTATGTCCcagatttaaaggtaagtttACTAAAAAGTCCCTGAAGGTATTTGGGCATTTTGGTCTGAAAAATGGCTATAAATATATGATATGTGATTACCTTTAAGGTTAGGGTTATGtgacgatattttttttttgttagtggCCTGCAACGCAACTTCTGAAAACGTTAGGGACTTTTGACGTAGTTCACTCTTACAAATAAATTACTACCATACATCCTTGAAAATGACTTCATTTTTTGCCATGTTGGGTCTTCAATttatatcaaatttaatttttgacacaaatataaaaaaaggcTAAAATATCCCTTAAATTAATACGAATTCTTTATTCTTGAAATCCGATTTGATGTTTAGCGGGAGTGTCAGTTACTACTTTGTAAGTTAGTTAAAACATTACTATAAATCAACCCCTCTCTTCTCATCTCTCCCTAACTGAAATTCTTGAAATCATACTCAAAATGGCAatttccctctccctctctctcatccTTTTGGCAGCTCTCGCCGCCGCCACcctccggcggcggcggcgcggggAGATCTTGCGGTGGGattcattttcttgtttttgtgtgTTGTTTCTTTGAGATTTTTTCACGCAGTGAATGTGTTTTTTTAGTGATCTTGATTTTGTAAGTTTTACTGTGATTTGAATGAATTTGATGGCCACATTTCACattttcttggttttgttgtgTTGTTCTTAGATGTGATATCTTATCAAGATCGGCAATTTCTCATTTGCTTTAGCTCAATGAATTGgatcatcaatttcatattttcttgaattgttatgtttttttaaGATATAGTGTCAAAGATCAGCATTTTTTCAACATGTGATCTAAAATTTAAGTACAGGGATGGATATAGAGAGAGATTACAATAGTTAGGGCCAAAAATTAAACGTTATCTAATTCATACAAAAAACACATTTTGCAACAATGATACAATTGACACATTACTTgcattagagagagagaaatgaaaataaCTACTACGTCCAAATGATCAAATTCACCATTGATATTGTAAGtgacaaaatgaaaaaaaaaacatagtttcTAAGTGTAAAAGTATTTCAAGTAAACTAAAACCTTAGTCCAAAGACCTATaatgcaatttattttttttaggtaTTGCAAATATTCACCAAATATCAAATTTGCAGTTCACTTCATTCAAAAAATTATTGACCAAAAATTATCGAAAACTACCAAACAAATGATAGgcactttaaaaaaatataacaaaatgaAATGTTCGCTTCTCGTGGAATTCGAACTATAGTGCTACGTTCATCCTGCAACGAGATTTCAGACCACAGCTTCCCTATGGCGCCATCCGACATTTGAGATCGTGACACGGAAGAAGATTTCGGTGCAAAAAAAGCTGAAATACATCTACCAGTGATCTTCGTATCGAAGAGTTGAAATTGATTCTTCGTACTTTCTTTGAATATTCGTTCTCATTCGAACCTCTccctatgtgtgtgtgtgtgtgtgtgtgtgtgtgtgtgtgtgtgtgtgtgtcaataCCATACTGATGAGGTTTCAAAGGCAAAACCAATTCATAAATGGAAGCCATAGCATTACACATAAACTAACTTTGTCTTTTCAACTATATTTCATGACATTGGGTTACGGTAGATTACATATCTTGAGTAGCATAACAGCAACAAGAAACAAAATGACAAACAAAACTTttacaaaatgacaaaaaatacaaaaaaaataaaaagccaaGCTCCTCTTAGTCCTATACAAACAATGCTAGATAATTCATATATCACTACAGCCAGAAAATATGCACATCATATCTCTACCCTTGAAGCAGACAAGGATCAGAAATAGCCATTCACAACAGAATATCTGTCTTGTTTCCATTGCATTCCTAAGTTGTCACACCAACAACCACATTGTTCAcctgtgatgatgatgatgataaatcGAATCAGTGTCTATCTATTGCGATCAAGACAAATCGAAAGAGTGGCTAGTGTCGAGCAACTCACCAGCTTGCCGCTTTCATCAACAGTCATGGGATTATGCACCACCACTGTTTGATTATGAGACTGGGATGGTGCCTGCAACAGAAGAAGAAAGTGATTATTGGCGTGCGGAAAATATGATTTTCTTACCGGGGGGAGTGTGAGGAGAAACTAACTAACCAAGTAAGTAGGTGGTGGTGATGCAGATGTTGCGATCCCTCCATTTCTATGAACAGGAATAGGGACCCTTGTGTCGCCATTCTACATGTGAGGAGATATATCGTTATATTAACATACATTTTGTAGCATGATTCAAGACCACCTTATTATTTGCAGTATCATACTTGTGAACCATTGCAAGCGGGTATTGTAACGTGTTATACGCATAAGAAACTCATATACACCAAGGAAAAGAATGACATTCCCAAATGATATATCCTAATCATTTTCGTAATTGGCATTTCCTCATCATTTTCTCAAAGCATACACACTTACCGAAGACGGAGAAAGAAGGAGCTCCTCATACCCAGTATATTCCTTCTCACATTCTTTAGTGAACGTCTAACTAATGAAAAATCGTAAAAAATTTGGCAAGATCAAATCATAAGTCATAACCACTACCAGATAGTAAGAAACCTATGGGGTTCAAGTATTCTAACATTTCTTGTATGTTTTCCTAGATTGCGCAGTAGTTAAGCttgtaattaataaaacaaGCCAGCGTGTATCTAAAGATCAGAGAGATAGCATATTTCCTCTTGTCAAGCTAACTCCGGCAAAGGCTACTAGCAGAAAACTGGTTGCATCAGTCCTTACTCTTATTtgcaatattttttaaattcaaagaTGCGTGTGAGTGAGAGAAAACGCAAGAGTGAAAGCACAGTACTGACATTAACATTTGTTATGAAATGGCAAACTGCACATTTAACTGATGGAGCTCCAGCTGGATACATGAGCATGGTATGGCAGTTTCCGCAGTTGACATGAGCAATATTATTAGAAGCTGGTGGAGGTGCCTGTGGTGCTGCTAGCGCTGCAAATTGATCATTGAGCAACAAttagatgaagatgaagaataaATGCCAAGGATCCAAATAAGAAGCCCTCTGAAAATGGCAAGCACCATATACAGTCATGATCCATCAAATTCATACCAGGTACGAGGTTCACCGTGTGGCAGCAAGAGCATCTAACACTGGCAGCCCCTCGAGCATGCATAAGTAGTGTACGGCATCCTCCACATATCAGTTGAGCCATTTCCATCCCTGCatatagaaataaaacattagtaAAATTGTAAGTAATTAATGGCATAGAGACATAATAGGAGGCACATGGACACAAAGAAACAAGTTTGCTTTCAGTtaccaaaaaaaagagaaataacaaGCACCTCAATATGTGCCTTCTCTCTAAGTGACAGGAAATTACTGCCACAATTCCTATATTCACtctaaaaaaagtaaattttaCATCGCCTAGGAGATGTTGGATATTGTATCCAAACAGGATTTTTTACTGCAAAAATGATAGAGGCGTTTACGATATTTACTAGCGTGTGCACTCGATTAAGGTAAAAATATGAAAACCTCTCCTGGTTATAAGCATTCAGACAGGATAAAATAGCCTTTTGGCTGGAGACGGGAATTTTTTCTAATCTTCAATTGCAAATCCTTCTATATACCTCTTTTCTCAATCAAAGATACTCATCTAATGACATCGTCAACTACCACAGAAGAATAAGACAATGCGGAAGGAAGTGGCAT
Coding sequences within:
- the LOC121774627 gene encoding protein LSD1-like; its protein translation is MQSQIVCTGCRTVLLYPRGATNVCCAICNVITAVPPAGMEMAQLICGGCRTLLMHARGAASVRCSCCHTVNLVPALAAPQAPPPASNNIAHVNCGNCHTMLMYPAGAPSVKCAVCHFITNVNNGDTRVPIPVHRNGGIATSASPPPTYLAPSQSHNQTVVVHNPMTVDESGKLVNNVVVGVTT